Proteins co-encoded in one Glandiceps talaboti chromosome 22, keGlaTala1.1, whole genome shotgun sequence genomic window:
- the LOC144452542 gene encoding uncharacterized protein LOC144452542 codes for MHVTHKKKFTPYQYHMNNNILQKVEHHPYLGIQLSSNLSWAQHIHQTTNKANSILGLLKRNLWNCSRNTKEIAYKTLVRPRLEYCSTIWDPYQKTHQEQLEKVQRRAARFVTNDYRRTTSITAILKTLDWESLQNRRTKSRLVTIFKETHGITPTNIKHLHQENQTKHNTRQTQKLNYNTIRSNKDCYHYSLYPRTIPLWNSLPPSTKAAKDVAVFKSLVNLNVE; via the coding sequence atgCACGTAACACACAAGAAAAAGTTCACTCCATACCAGTATCACATGAACAATAACATCCTTCAGAAAGTAGAACATCATCCATACCTAGGAATACAACTATCAAGCAACCTTTCATGGGCCCAGCACATTCACCAAACCACAAACAAAGCAAACAGCATACTTGGTTTACTCAAAAGGAACCTTTGGAACTGCTCCAGGAACACAAAGGAAATAGCCTACAAAACACTAGTTCGACCCAGACTTGAGTACTGTAGTACAATCTGGGATCCATACCAGAAAACTCATCAGGAACAACTTGAAAAAGTACAAAGGAGAGCAGCCAGATTCGTTACCAATGACTACAGACGCACAACAAGCATCACAGCCATACTAAAAACTCTAGACTGGGAATCACTACAGAATAGAAGAACTAAGTCAAGACTCGtcacaattttcaaagaaaCACACGGAATCACCCCTACAAATATAAAACACCTTCATCAagaaaaccaaaccaaacacaACACCCGTCAAACACAGAAGTTAAACTACAATACCATTCGCTCCAATAAAGATTGTTATCACTATTCACTATACCCACGTACTATACCTCTATGGAACTCATTACCACCAAGTACAAAAGCAGCAAAAGATGTGGCAGTTTTTAAATCACTAGTCAATCTCAATGTGGAATAA
- the LOC144452541 gene encoding RAC-gamma serine/threonine-protein kinase-like, giving the protein MSSKVHVVKEGWIQKRGEYIKNWRPRYFILKSDGSFLGFKDKSKQIDLNDPLNNFSIERCQVLKTEKPKQNTFIIRCFHLTTLVERSFCVEVEGEREEWVQAIQSVSKSLQEQENKDTAAQSPEQNSKKVTLDDFEFLKVLGKGTFGKVMLGKEKSTGEVYAVKILKKDVILAKDEVEHSLTENRVFQTAKHPFLSSLEYSFQTKDRLCFVMEYVNGGELFFHLSREKVFSEDRTRFYGAEIVLGLAYLHSRNVVYRDLKLENLLLDKDGHIKITDFGLCKQEISFTDTTETFCGTPEYIAPEVLEDNDYGRAVDWWGTGIVMYEMMCGRLPFYNRDHEVLFELILTEEVRFPSRLSDIAKSFLSGLLTKDPKHRLGGGPADANEIMAHPFFTSINWDDIFHKRTQPPFKPEVKSNTDTTDFGLDFMSEAVALTPPADK; this is encoded by the exons ATGTCATCAAAGGTGCACGTTGTTAAAGAAGGCTGGATACAAAAACGCG gTGAATACATCAAAAACTGGAGACCTCGGTACTTCATCCTCAAATCAGATGGATCCTTCCTTGGGTTCAAAGACAAATCTAAACAAATTGATCTTAATGATCCCCTCAACAATTTTTCAATTGAAA GATGTCAAGTACTAAAAACCGAAAAACCCAAGCAAAATACATTCATCATTCGCTGTTTTCACTTGACAACACTTGTAGAAAGATCATTTTGTGTCGAAGTGGAAGGAGAGAG GGAAGAATGGGTACAAGCCATTCAGTCAGTATCAAAGTCTTTACAAGAACAAGAAAATAAAGACACAGCTGCGCAATCCCCAGAACAGAATTCAAAAAAAGTT ACCTTAGATGACTTTGAATTTTTGAAAGTCCTTGGCAAAGGTACATTTGGAAAAGTAATGCTTGGCAAAGAGAAATCAACAGGTGAAGTTTACGCAGTCAAGATTTTAAAGAAAGATGTTATCTTGGCAAAG GATGAGGTAGAACATTCCCTTACAGAAAACAGAGTATTCCAGACAGCCAAACATCCATTTCTTTCG TCATTAGAATATTCCTTCCAAACAAAAGACAGACTCTGTTTTGTCATGGAATATGTGAATGGAGGTGAGCTGTTTTTTCATTTATCAAGAGAGAAGGTGTTTTCAGAAGATCGGACAAGATTTTACGGAGCTGAAATTGTGTTAGGTTTAGCCTACTTACATTCCCGCAATGTAGTTTACAGAGATTTGAAG TTAGAAAACCTACTACTAGATAAAGATGGTCATATTAAGATAACAGATTTTGGTCTGTGTAAACAAGAAATATCGTTTACAGATACAACAGAAACATTCTGTGGTACACCAGAATACATTGCACCAGAG GTTTTAGAAGACAATGATTATGGACGAGCAGTTGACTGGTGGGGTACTGGTATTGTGATGTATGAAATGATGTGTGGCAGGCTACCATTCTATAATAGAGATCATGAAGTGCTTTTTGAATTGATTCTCACAGAAGAAGTTAGATTTCCTTCAAGACTCTCAGACATTGCTAAGAGTTTCCTATCAGGACTATTGACAAAAGACCCCAAACACAG GCTTGGTGGAGGACCAGCAGATGCCAATGAAATCATGGCACATCCATTCTTTACATCCATCAATTGGGATGACATTTTTCATAAGAGG ACTCAACCACCATTTAAACCAGAAGTGAAATCAAACACAGATACAACAGATTTTGGCTTAGATTTTATGAGTGAAGCAGTTGCTCTTACTCCACCAGCAGATAAGTGA